One stretch of Methylococcus capsulatus DNA includes these proteins:
- a CDS encoding cytochrome c3 family protein, with protein sequence MARNLAGAVVLRCAAAIAAGLTGLWPAAAGAIQAVVASDPARYEAGFEQPSAVATDSAGRVYVLDGAHHRIVALTPDGGILRTLGGAELLKLPMDFALSEEGLVVADTGHHRLVLLHPDGTLRKTLDLAIEPMPEPSPQPDRSSSASPLPKLPPEPVAVSVQDGIAFWADRRSHRLCRIRLTDGRDLGCFGGRGEEPGQFQYPFQIAQDRDGYFNVVDIVNARIQVFDKSGRAFSQIGRFGFDDGELFRPNGLAIDREQDALFVSDGYFGTISVFRKGEFLGLLRQADGQPVKLDSPTGLHFRDGRLYVAETGASRVWSYRVSYPGRTVSSRGGGLHTELSQKNCLLCHLSWAGDAPPEVRAADMEGALPEASYRMCYSCHNGAVMDSRLAIHRGAQHPTVYESPKEKKRHAGLKPRKDKLPDKFPVTRDKQLLCTSCHTPHTDAEKAQTLYPAHGNAWLRIPNRGGDLCERCHESKVKGARLDAPLSTGSAEGKKGPKGLNHPLGVRFVPPPHPEAKGYPSETELRKGLPERLAAGGAALGDHEELICQTCHQVHGGHGDGKTTVVETAKGELCAACHRRQFTKSKEEAHEKGVHPVNVKREPDESGARPVLWKGKPEITEVGCQTCHRVHDGSARTPLLPEGVANAESLCKNCHERQHAENENDARKKGVHPVNAELEEPVRIGGREVRTVGCLSCHSVHGGKPHTAALVETDRDGELCSHCHKQKQTVVGTDHDLRITAKDEKNALGELPSETGVCGSCHTLHRGKGDRRFLFAARKVKPQPGPAMDETPFKRDGLCLNCHQKGGVGGKKVVHHFSHPQKDLVLRSDQKILPLLGAKEEPEDFGGIACITCHEPHVWDADKIPPPGKDGTIALSANRENLEGSNRDAFLRAKDADKVFCVDCHGLGTLVKYKYYHDARRARNGGVDYLR encoded by the coding sequence ATGGCGAGAAATCTTGCGGGAGCAGTCGTGCTGCGCTGTGCCGCCGCGATCGCCGCCGGCCTGACCGGGCTGTGGCCGGCGGCGGCCGGTGCGATCCAGGCGGTGGTGGCGTCCGATCCGGCCAGGTACGAGGCCGGCTTCGAGCAACCTTCGGCCGTGGCCACGGATAGCGCGGGCCGGGTCTACGTGCTCGACGGCGCCCACCACCGGATCGTGGCGCTCACGCCGGACGGGGGAATCCTTCGAACCCTCGGCGGCGCCGAGCTGCTGAAACTGCCGATGGACTTCGCTCTGTCCGAGGAGGGGTTGGTGGTCGCCGATACCGGCCATCATCGGCTGGTATTGCTGCATCCCGACGGCACCTTACGGAAGACTCTGGATCTGGCCATCGAACCCATGCCGGAGCCGTCCCCGCAGCCGGATAGATCATCCTCAGCCAGTCCACTGCCAAAGCTGCCGCCGGAGCCTGTGGCCGTCAGCGTGCAGGACGGCATCGCCTTCTGGGCCGACCGGCGCAGCCACCGCCTATGCCGGATCCGGCTGACGGACGGCCGGGACTTGGGCTGTTTCGGCGGGCGTGGGGAAGAGCCGGGGCAGTTCCAGTACCCGTTCCAGATCGCCCAGGATCGCGATGGTTATTTCAATGTGGTCGACATCGTCAATGCCCGCATCCAGGTGTTCGACAAGAGCGGGCGCGCGTTTTCCCAGATCGGCCGGTTCGGCTTCGACGATGGCGAGCTGTTCCGCCCCAACGGCCTCGCCATCGACCGGGAGCAGGATGCGCTTTTCGTCAGCGACGGCTATTTCGGCACTATCTCGGTGTTCCGCAAGGGCGAGTTCCTGGGACTGCTGCGGCAGGCGGACGGCCAGCCGGTCAAGCTGGACTCGCCCACCGGCCTGCATTTCCGCGACGGCCGGCTGTATGTCGCCGAAACCGGCGCCAGCCGGGTCTGGAGCTACCGGGTGAGCTATCCTGGGCGCACAGTCTCCAGCAGGGGAGGCGGCCTGCATACCGAGCTGTCGCAGAAGAATTGCCTGCTGTGCCATCTGTCCTGGGCCGGCGATGCGCCGCCCGAGGTCCGCGCCGCCGATATGGAAGGGGCGCTGCCGGAGGCCTCCTACCGCATGTGCTACAGTTGCCACAACGGCGCGGTCATGGATTCGCGCCTGGCCATCCATCGGGGCGCGCAGCATCCCACGGTTTACGAAAGCCCCAAGGAGAAAAAACGCCACGCGGGACTCAAACCGCGCAAGGACAAACTTCCCGACAAATTTCCGGTCACCCGGGACAAGCAACTGCTCTGCACCTCCTGCCACACCCCGCATACCGACGCGGAAAAGGCGCAGACCCTGTATCCCGCCCACGGCAACGCCTGGCTGCGAATTCCGAACCGGGGCGGCGATCTGTGCGAACGCTGCCACGAATCCAAGGTCAAGGGCGCTCGCCTCGACGCCCCGTTGTCCACCGGGTCCGCCGAAGGGAAGAAAGGTCCCAAGGGTCTCAACCATCCCTTGGGGGTACGCTTCGTGCCGCCGCCGCATCCGGAGGCGAAGGGTTACCCTTCCGAGACCGAATTGCGCAAAGGGCTGCCGGAGCGCCTGGCCGCCGGCGGCGCGGCGCTCGGCGATCACGAGGAACTGATCTGCCAGACCTGCCATCAGGTCCACGGCGGCCACGGCGACGGCAAGACCACGGTCGTGGAAACGGCCAAGGGCGAACTGTGCGCTGCCTGCCATCGGCGCCAGTTCACCAAAAGCAAGGAGGAGGCCCATGAGAAGGGCGTCCACCCGGTCAACGTCAAGCGCGAACCGGACGAATCCGGCGCAAGGCCCGTGTTGTGGAAAGGCAAGCCGGAAATCACCGAGGTCGGTTGTCAGACCTGCCACCGCGTCCACGACGGCAGTGCGCGGACCCCGCTTCTGCCCGAAGGGGTCGCGAACGCCGAAAGCCTGTGCAAGAACTGCCACGAACGCCAGCATGCGGAGAACGAGAATGATGCCAGGAAGAAGGGCGTGCATCCGGTCAACGCCGAGCTGGAAGAGCCGGTGCGGATCGGCGGCAGGGAAGTCAGGACAGTGGGCTGCCTCAGTTGCCATTCCGTGCATGGCGGCAAACCCCATACCGCCGCTCTGGTGGAAACGGACCGCGACGGCGAGTTGTGCAGCCATTGCCACAAACAGAAGCAGACCGTCGTGGGCACCGATCACGACCTGCGCATCACCGCCAAGGACGAGAAGAACGCCTTGGGGGAGCTGCCGTCCGAAACCGGCGTCTGCGGAAGCTGCCATACCCTGCACCGCGGCAAGGGCGACCGCCGCTTCCTGTTCGCGGCGAGGAAGGTGAAGCCGCAGCCAGGTCCGGCTATGGACGAGACACCTTTCAAGCGCGACGGTCTGTGCCTGAACTGCCACCAGAAGGGCGGGGTCGGCGGGAAGAAGGTGGTCCATCATTTCAGCCACCCTCAAAAGGATCTGGTGCTGCGCTCCGATCAGAAGATCCTGCCGCTGCTGGGTGCCAAGGAAGAGCCCGAGGATTTCGGCGGCATCGCCTGCATCACCTGCCATGAACCGCACGTCTGGGATGCGGACAAGATCCCGCCGCCGGGCAAGGATGGGACGATCGCACTGTCCGCCAACCGGGAAAACCTGGAAGGCAGCAACCGCGACGCGTTCCTCCGGGCGAAGGATGCCGACAAGGTGTTCTGCGTCGACTGCCACGGGCTCGGAACCCTGGTGAAGTACAAGTATTACCACGATGCCAGGCGCGCCCGTAACGGGGGGGTGGATTATCTGCGGTGA
- a CDS encoding DsbE family thiol:disulfide interchange protein: MPRLFLLLPLLIFSILGFLFFQGMKLDPNTLPSPLLGKPLPAFELPALREPFGMIRNKDIKGPALVNFWASWCAACRDEHALLLDLARNAGITIYGVDYLDQRETALGWLDRLGDPYAAVLFDERGSLGSEFRVIGAPETYAVDGNNIVRYRHVGRLTWEAWTAMQAALAGPAPHRGRREGEQGCCDFHIE; this comes from the coding sequence ATGCCCCGCCTCTTTCTCCTTCTTCCGCTGCTGATCTTTTCCATCCTGGGGTTCCTGTTTTTCCAGGGCATGAAGCTCGATCCCAATACGCTCCCCTCGCCGCTGCTGGGCAAGCCTTTGCCGGCGTTCGAACTGCCTGCTCTGCGCGAACCGTTTGGGATGATCCGGAACAAGGACATCAAGGGGCCCGCGCTGGTCAACTTCTGGGCGAGCTGGTGCGCCGCATGCCGCGATGAGCACGCGCTGCTGCTGGACCTCGCCCGCAATGCCGGCATCACGATCTACGGCGTCGACTATTTGGACCAGCGGGAAACGGCGCTGGGCTGGTTGGATCGACTCGGCGACCCCTATGCCGCGGTGCTGTTCGACGAGCGCGGCAGTCTCGGTTCGGAATTTCGAGTCATAGGTGCGCCCGAGACCTATGCAGTGGACGGCAACAACATCGTCCGCTACCGTCATGTCGGCAGGCTGACCTGGGAGGCCTGGACCGCGATGCAAGCCGCACTGGCCGGTCCGGCCCCTCACCGCGGCCGGAGGGAGGGTGAGCAAGGTTGCTGCGACTTTCACATCGAGTGA
- a CDS encoding ribbon-helix-helix domain-containing protein, giving the protein MHFNIYLDDETGFRLKSLAEAEGESRNALIRRALKEWIEFHSDSKSSGAEKSGWPQEVAAFQGMPDMEPFESHRRNLIHPAGDPLA; this is encoded by the coding sequence ATGCATTTCAACATTTACCTGGACGATGAAACCGGTTTCCGCTTGAAAAGCCTCGCCGAGGCCGAAGGGGAATCCCGCAATGCGCTGATCCGCCGCGCCTTGAAGGAGTGGATCGAATTCCATTCCGACTCGAAGAGCAGCGGAGCTGAAAAATCCGGCTGGCCTCAGGAAGTCGCCGCATTCCAAGGAATGCCCGACATGGAGCCTTTCGAAAGCCACCGGCGGAACCTCATCCACCCCGCCGGAGACCCCCTGGCGTGA
- a CDS encoding 4Fe-4S binding protein, which yields MNALTAKLSEKIRSVPKIQRYRYFWIAVSCAMFLGPLAVLPGLAGNTDLCGKLCMRRFYLYFPGMSWDDLFMHVSVALIGVVAFFVIITFTFFFGRIWCSFICPVGGFSELVSRMLNDRWKIEYRGLPQVQIRYGYLAVYMGLLPLLGVSACTLCNFITVPRFVEALSGGFVGLAFIFSTVGLVNLSLLFLLGFFASKGRAYCQFLCPIGAIDGLVNRLGAQFRFTHHIRVDKQRCTGCTECAKKCMCGAIKMVDKVAVVDQFSCMSCHDCVDACDWNAIEWTTAPRNKTPKRIKRGIQIHPEPQWQAMVEMQPKPAPTARVIHWGRVVNGVIVAAFSLFLFATVVWLH from the coding sequence ATGAATGCCCTGACCGCGAAACTGAGCGAAAAAATCCGATCCGTCCCGAAGATCCAGCGTTACCGCTATTTCTGGATCGCCGTATCCTGCGCAATGTTTCTAGGGCCGCTGGCGGTGCTGCCGGGCCTGGCCGGCAACACCGATCTGTGCGGAAAGCTGTGCATGCGCCGCTTCTATCTGTATTTCCCCGGCATGAGCTGGGACGATTTGTTCATGCACGTCTCCGTCGCTCTGATCGGCGTGGTGGCCTTCTTCGTCATCATCACGTTCACCTTTTTCTTCGGGCGCATCTGGTGTTCCTTCATCTGTCCGGTCGGCGGGTTCTCGGAGCTGGTCAGCCGGATGCTGAACGACCGCTGGAAGATCGAGTATCGCGGGCTGCCGCAGGTACAGATCCGTTACGGTTACCTTGCGGTCTACATGGGGCTGCTGCCGCTGCTGGGCGTCAGCGCCTGCACGCTGTGCAACTTCATCACCGTGCCGCGTTTCGTCGAGGCACTGAGCGGTGGCTTCGTCGGCCTAGCGTTCATCTTTTCCACCGTCGGCCTGGTCAATCTGTCCCTCTTGTTCCTGCTCGGCTTCTTCGCCAGCAAGGGGCGCGCCTACTGCCAGTTCCTCTGCCCGATCGGCGCCATCGATGGACTGGTCAACCGCCTGGGCGCGCAATTCCGTTTCACCCACCACATCCGGGTCGATAAGCAGCGCTGCACTGGCTGTACCGAATGCGCGAAGAAATGCATGTGCGGCGCCATCAAGATGGTGGACAAGGTCGCCGTGGTCGATCAGTTCTCCTGCATGTCCTGTCACGACTGCGTCGATGCCTGCGACTGGAATGCCATCGAATGGACCACCGCGCCCAGGAACAAGACGCCCAAGCGGATCAAGCGCGGCATCCAGATCCATCCAGAGCCGCAATGGCAGGCGATGGTGGAGATGCAGCCGAAGCCGGCGCCGACCGCCCGGGTCATCCACTGGGGGCGGGTGGTCAATGGCGTGATCGTGGCTGCCTTTTCCCTGTTCCTGTTCGCGACCGTGGTGTGGCTGCACTGA
- a CDS encoding DUF3450 family protein has protein sequence MNLLESIRVAVARRFPVRSAAVGRVRPFLASVLLVIGSSLSLPAVSPAADRAASGDCAGKERQPEALDRPASAPVVFESAVPALLHAAVAALKQGIENGPPFSLTERKRRIAQLEKLLGEPNVDVAEKYRRVLEVYRMELEYGKTVEAYRDLLRTDEGERLVDFLSIGRLALYYQTLDGRESGIWRGGEKPWRSLPPEYNRAIALGLRAACKLEPPRLLSLPLPGPRLP, from the coding sequence ATGAACTTGCTGGAGTCAATCCGCGTGGCCGTCGCACGGCGGTTTCCGGTCCGGTCTGCGGCCGTCGGTCGTGTCCGACCCTTTCTCGCCAGTGTCCTCCTCGTCATCGGATCTTCCTTGAGCCTGCCGGCCGTTTCGCCGGCTGCCGACCGGGCTGCGTCCGGGGACTGTGCCGGCAAGGAGCGGCAGCCGGAAGCGCTCGACCGTCCCGCTTCAGCTCCGGTGGTCTTCGAGTCAGCGGTTCCTGCGCTCCTCCATGCCGCGGTGGCCGCGTTGAAACAGGGGATCGAGAATGGCCCGCCGTTTTCGCTGACCGAGCGGAAGCGCCGCATCGCCCAGCTGGAAAAGCTGCTGGGCGAGCCCAATGTCGACGTCGCCGAGAAATACCGCCGCGTTCTGGAGGTGTACCGGATGGAGCTCGAGTATGGGAAAACCGTGGAAGCCTACCGTGATCTGCTGCGGACGGATGAGGGTGAACGCCTGGTGGATTTCCTGAGCATCGGTCGCCTGGCGCTATATTACCAGACCCTGGATGGTCGCGAGTCGGGCATCTGGCGCGGCGGCGAGAAGCCATGGCGCAGTCTCCCTCCCGAATACAACCGTGCCATTGCGCTTGGGCTGCGTGCCGCCTGCAAGCTGGAACCCCCGCGGCTCCTGTCCTTGCCTCTGCCGGGGCCGCGGTTGCCATGA
- a CDS encoding assimilatory sulfite reductase (NADPH) flavoprotein subunit: MMRYACSLCLAWLMLVACSSVLAAERHSDPDGCFSCHGLPGLEYLDDHGVLRVATILKSDYYGSLHGSVPCKDCHRRIERYPHKPEEGYVDCSESCHLKEPSKDKSFTHKPVVDEFKQSVHGSGHAPGASKDFHGGNRLEEETGQQNPSCRRCHSNTPYIKDANLERFKQELHHTETECGTCHQGETWRNQFSGHILRRLVGKNYNKMEANAMCVDCHGNPEAMAKVEIQDPETKERKKASYRFAHAAESYSKTLHGRLLAVDDEAGAGCIDCHAPDGFRHGVLRDESKDSSTHPDRLGETCSQAGCHGYAKSPLNLGFLNTDLHDLDFVRMEDLSFALDFSRLDSAWYAAAWVLGPLGLIFLISSFLSPLSRSRQAPVTEVVGYDHFQRMMIGSGSAKDGLWRRIRERLAGPTPSAAPVPAPVVEPDAPITSLTILFGSQTGNGEGIAADLEVRLKSWGYSVERADMADYDPREIVNERLLFVIVSTHGEGQPPIPAEKLHGYLYAETAPRLEHLKFAVFALGDSSYKHFCKAGKDFDAFLQRLGASRVLDRVDADADFEEAAAAWIEAVLGCCRAIIGDTGIEPSLAAEPANQAITAGYGKTHPYPAAILRNVNLNGEGSAKETRHIEIDLGDSGLSYEPGDALGVYPKNNPVYVEALLAALGADGYSEVTLGKETLTLREAFYKHLDITGLSRVLVGKYAELCDSRVLAGLLADPDPAPLDGYMWGRQLIDLVEDFPLRGVPPQAFVNLLRRMPPRLYSIASSMKAHPGQVHLTVGAVRYHAHGRNREGVCSTYLAGRIGPEERLSIFVQPNKHFRLPEDPATPLIMVGPGTGIAPFRGFVEEREVTGASGRNWLYFGDQHRASDYLYGEEWEEKLRRGVLTRLDLAFSRDQERKVYVQTRMLENAREMYAWLEEGACFYVCGDASRMAQDVHRTLLTIVMQEGGKTQEEAEEYLEAMAASRRYLRDVY; the protein is encoded by the coding sequence ATGATGCGGTACGCCTGTTCTCTGTGTCTGGCATGGCTGATGCTGGTTGCGTGCAGTTCCGTCCTGGCCGCCGAGCGGCACAGCGATCCCGACGGCTGTTTCTCCTGCCATGGCCTGCCGGGGCTCGAATATCTGGACGACCACGGCGTGCTGCGGGTCGCCACCATCCTCAAGAGCGACTATTACGGATCGCTGCATGGCAGCGTGCCTTGCAAGGACTGCCACCGCAGGATCGAGCGCTATCCGCACAAGCCGGAGGAAGGCTACGTGGACTGCTCCGAGTCCTGCCATCTGAAAGAGCCGTCCAAGGACAAGTCCTTCACCCACAAGCCGGTGGTCGACGAGTTCAAGCAATCGGTCCACGGCTCCGGCCATGCGCCTGGCGCGAGCAAGGATTTCCATGGCGGCAACCGCCTCGAGGAGGAGACCGGCCAGCAGAATCCCTCCTGCCGGCGCTGCCATTCCAACACGCCGTATATCAAGGACGCCAACCTGGAGCGGTTCAAGCAGGAGCTGCACCACACCGAGACCGAGTGCGGCACCTGCCACCAGGGCGAAACCTGGCGCAATCAGTTCAGCGGCCACATCCTGCGCCGCCTGGTCGGGAAGAACTACAACAAGATGGAAGCCAACGCCATGTGCGTGGATTGCCACGGCAATCCTGAGGCCATGGCCAAGGTCGAAATCCAAGACCCGGAAACCAAAGAAAGGAAAAAGGCCAGCTACCGCTTCGCCCACGCCGCCGAGAGTTACTCGAAGACCTTGCATGGCAGGCTCCTCGCGGTCGACGACGAAGCCGGCGCGGGCTGTATCGACTGTCACGCGCCCGACGGCTTCCGCCACGGCGTCCTGCGGGACGAATCGAAGGATTCATCGACCCACCCCGACCGGCTCGGCGAGACCTGCTCGCAGGCCGGCTGCCATGGCTATGCGAAAAGCCCGCTCAATCTCGGATTCCTCAACACCGACCTGCATGACCTGGATTTCGTGCGCATGGAGGATTTGTCCTTCGCCCTGGACTTCTCCCGCCTCGATTCGGCCTGGTACGCCGCCGCCTGGGTGCTGGGGCCACTCGGCCTGATTTTCCTGATATCGAGCTTCCTCTCGCCGCTGTCGCGTTCGCGGCAAGCGCCGGTCACCGAGGTCGTGGGTTACGACCACTTCCAGCGCATGATGATCGGCAGCGGCTCCGCCAAGGATGGCCTGTGGCGGCGCATCCGGGAGCGGCTGGCCGGACCGACGCCTTCCGCCGCTCCGGTCCCCGCGCCGGTGGTCGAGCCCGACGCGCCCATTACCTCGCTGACCATCCTGTTCGGCTCCCAGACCGGCAACGGCGAGGGCATCGCCGCCGACCTCGAAGTCCGGCTAAAGTCCTGGGGCTACAGCGTCGAGCGGGCCGACATGGCGGATTACGATCCCCGTGAAATCGTCAACGAAAGGTTGCTGTTCGTCATCGTCAGCACCCACGGCGAGGGCCAGCCGCCGATCCCGGCGGAGAAGCTGCATGGCTATCTCTATGCCGAAACCGCGCCGCGGCTGGAGCATCTCAAATTCGCGGTATTCGCCTTGGGCGACAGCAGCTACAAGCATTTCTGCAAGGCCGGGAAAGATTTCGATGCCTTCCTGCAGCGGCTGGGGGCGAGCCGGGTGCTCGATCGCGTCGATGCCGATGCCGATTTCGAGGAGGCGGCGGCGGCCTGGATCGAGGCCGTGCTCGGCTGTTGCCGGGCCATCATCGGCGATACCGGCATCGAGCCCTCGCTGGCGGCTGAGCCGGCCAATCAGGCGATCACGGCCGGCTACGGCAAGACCCATCCCTATCCGGCGGCGATCCTGCGCAACGTCAATCTCAACGGGGAGGGCTCCGCCAAGGAAACCCGCCACATCGAAATCGACCTCGGCGATTCCGGTTTGAGCTACGAGCCAGGGGATGCCCTGGGGGTCTATCCGAAAAACAACCCCGTTTACGTCGAAGCCTTGCTGGCCGCCTTGGGGGCCGACGGCTACAGCGAGGTGACCCTAGGCAAGGAGACCCTCACGCTGCGGGAAGCGTTCTACAAGCATCTCGACATCACCGGCCTGAGCCGGGTGCTGGTCGGGAAATACGCGGAACTGTGCGACAGCCGGGTCCTGGCCGGCCTACTGGCGGATCCCGACCCCGCACCCCTCGATGGTTACATGTGGGGCCGGCAGCTCATCGATCTGGTCGAGGATTTCCCGCTCCGGGGCGTTCCGCCGCAGGCTTTCGTCAACCTCCTGCGGCGCATGCCGCCCCGGCTGTATTCGATCGCCTCGAGCATGAAAGCCCACCCCGGCCAGGTGCATCTCACCGTCGGCGCGGTGCGCTACCACGCCCATGGCCGGAACCGGGAAGGGGTCTGTTCCACCTATCTGGCCGGTCGTATCGGTCCCGAAGAGCGGCTTTCCATCTTCGTGCAGCCGAACAAACATTTCCGCCTGCCCGAAGACCCGGCGACGCCGCTCATCATGGTGGGGCCGGGCACCGGCATCGCGCCGTTCCGGGGTTTCGTCGAGGAGCGTGAGGTCACCGGCGCCAGCGGCCGGAACTGGCTGTATTTTGGCGACCAGCACCGTGCCAGCGATTACCTTTATGGGGAGGAATGGGAGGAAAAACTCCGGCGGGGTGTGCTGACCCGCCTGGATCTGGCCTTCTCGCGCGATCAGGAGCGGAAGGTTTACGTGCAGACCCGGATGCTGGAAAACGCGAGGGAGATGTACGCCTGGCTCGAGGAGGGGGCCTGTTTCTACGTCTGCGGCGACGCCTCGCGCATGGCCCAGGACGTCCATCGGACGCTCCTGACGATCGTGATGCAGGAAGGTGGGAAGACGCAGGAGGAGGCTGAGGAATACCTCGAGGCCATGGCCGCCTCCCGGCGCTATCTGCGCGACGTGTATTGA
- a CDS encoding type II toxin-antitoxin system VapC family toxin: MKYLLDTNVISDFAKGHPAVLPKLKQTPPRLVGISSITLMEIEFGLQLNPERARKLAPVLESLLNSIEVFDFSPGDAKTAAALRAALQKRGTAIGAYDVLLAGAALRRGLIFVTANTAEFERINGLQLEDWRESA; the protein is encoded by the coding sequence GTGAAATACTTGCTCGATACCAACGTCATCAGCGACTTCGCGAAGGGGCATCCCGCGGTCCTGCCGAAACTCAAGCAGACACCTCCGAGACTGGTCGGCATCTCTTCCATCACGCTGATGGAAATCGAGTTCGGCCTGCAACTCAATCCCGAGCGCGCCCGCAAACTCGCCCCCGTCCTGGAATCCTTGCTGAATTCCATCGAAGTCTTCGATTTCTCTCCCGGCGACGCCAAAACGGCTGCGGCCTTGCGCGCGGCCTTGCAAAAACGCGGCACGGCGATCGGCGCTTACGACGTGCTTCTCGCCGGCGCCGCCTTGCGCCGCGGCCTGATCTTCGTGACGGCCAACACCGCCGAATTCGAACGGATCAACGGCTTGCAGCTGGAAGACTGGCGGGAGAGCGCTTAG